One window from the genome of Desulforhopalus sp. encodes:
- a CDS encoding rhomboid family intramembrane serine protease: protein MEIYVAEALAEKAHLEIENYTVENKDWPLHFKKTPVFQPIFRAMSPLIIGCMTAIYGITGDWQPEAIWFIKGAGNSESILNDLELFRLVTALTLHADVVHLLSNGILGGFLLHYFLQLTGNGIGLAVMLLTAVLANYLNVLVHGSGHAFVGFSTAVFSIIGMLCTMSFAFKKSRIAIHLFMPIMAGLALLAMLGSEGERTDLGSHLFGLLCGLVAGNFARLPFFLSLRSSFGLQTSLGIAFFFFVYGCWLVAFSR from the coding sequence ATGGAAATATATGTTGCTGAAGCGCTTGCCGAAAAAGCCCATCTTGAGATTGAAAACTACACTGTCGAAAATAAAGACTGGCCTCTGCACTTCAAAAAAACACCAGTTTTCCAACCGATATTCCGGGCAATGAGCCCCTTGATAATAGGTTGCATGACGGCCATCTACGGTATAACCGGCGACTGGCAGCCGGAGGCCATATGGTTTATCAAGGGTGCCGGCAATTCCGAATCCATCCTTAACGATCTGGAACTCTTCCGCCTGGTTACTGCTCTGACCCTTCATGCCGATGTCGTGCACCTTTTGAGCAATGGAATTTTGGGTGGCTTTCTCCTCCATTATTTTCTCCAACTCACCGGCAACGGTATTGGCCTGGCCGTCATGCTTCTCACCGCAGTTCTCGCCAATTACCTCAATGTTTTGGTACATGGGTCGGGGCATGCTTTTGTAGGTTTTTCCACCGCCGTCTTTAGTATCATCGGGATGCTCTGCACCATGAGTTTTGCCTTCAAAAAATCGCGCATCGCCATCCACCTCTTCATGCCGATCATGGCCGGCCTGGCCCTTTTGGCCATGCTTGGTTCCGAGGGAGAGCGCACCGACCTTGGCAGCCATCTCTTTGGTCTGCTCTGTGGACTTGTGGCCGGCAACTTTGCCAGGCTGCCTTTTTTCCTATCTCTTCGCTCTTCTTTTGGGCTGCAGACTTCACTTGGAATAGCATTTTTTTTCTTTGTATATGGGTGCTGGCTTGTCGCCTTTTCCCGGTGA
- the hflC gene encoding protease modulator HflC has product MKQIAQFFLAGLVFLAIVLVYDGFFILEEGKQVVVTQFGAPVGDPVTEAGLHFKMPFIQHTEVFEKKIQIWNGDPNQIPTNDKTYVYLDVTARWRITNALKFLQAVKTEARAQSLLSDIIDGTVRDMVNKNDLIEIIRSSDWSLATMSETTDLDTIGSKPKNGRDMIGKHILEIAAKITPQYGIELIDVMFRRVNYIDSVRLKVYERMISERKRIAAEKRSTGEGQKAEILGTVERKLQEILSAANKEALTIKGKADAEATKIYGDAYSLDPNFYAFQKTLESYQETIGKNTSLVLSADSDLYQYLRSVTGK; this is encoded by the coding sequence ATGAAGCAAATAGCCCAGTTTTTTCTCGCCGGCCTCGTCTTCCTGGCAATTGTCCTCGTTTACGATGGCTTTTTTATCCTTGAGGAAGGCAAACAGGTTGTGGTGACACAATTCGGTGCACCGGTCGGCGATCCGGTTACCGAGGCAGGACTGCATTTTAAGATGCCGTTCATCCAGCATACGGAGGTCTTTGAGAAAAAGATCCAGATCTGGAATGGTGACCCGAACCAGATCCCAACCAACGATAAAACCTATGTCTACCTCGATGTCACCGCCCGGTGGCGGATCACCAATGCCCTGAAATTTCTCCAGGCGGTAAAGACGGAGGCCAGGGCACAGTCTCTGTTGAGTGACATCATTGACGGTACCGTGCGCGACATGGTCAACAAGAATGACCTGATAGAAATCATCCGCAGCTCAGACTGGTCACTTGCCACCATGTCGGAAACCACCGATCTCGACACCATCGGCTCCAAGCCGAAAAACGGTCGTGATATGATCGGCAAACACATCCTTGAAATCGCTGCCAAGATTACTCCGCAGTACGGCATCGAACTGATTGACGTGATGTTCAGGCGAGTCAACTACATCGACTCGGTTCGCCTCAAGGTTTACGAGCGAATGATTTCCGAAAGAAAGAGAATAGCAGCGGAAAAACGCTCTACGGGTGAGGGACAAAAAGCAGAGATTCTCGGTACGGTAGAACGAAAACTCCAGGAGATCCTTTCTGCCGCTAACAAGGAGGCCCTCACCATAAAAGGTAAGGCCGATGCCGAAGCAACTAAAATCTATGGAGATGCCTACTCTCTGGATCCCAACTTCTACGCTTTTCAGAAGACCCTGGAAAGTTACCAGGAAACTATCGGCAAGAATACTTCGCTTGTACTGTCTGCAGATTCCGACCTCTACCA
- the hflK gene encoding FtsH protease activity modulator HflK, with translation MSNQDQQPPWGKKHKPQTPEEVVAQLINKLQDFFSDKKPPSPPGDDREPATPPSSPFANISKILAIILIVVVLQGVYSSFFKIAPSEVGVILRLGQYSRTTPPGLHFKIPYVDHLFKVDVENIRKEEFGFRSRFPGQQAAFEKRGYDMESLMLTADKNVINVAWIVQYKVADPYAFLFKVADVRQAIRDMSESVTRRIVGNMDFDYVLSNRDLLAASVKVELQSQLDGLFPKGMSGVSIGTVQFQDINPPDQVKPAFNEVNEADQDMKRLVNEAEENYNRVIPKAAGDAKKIVEEAYGYQAQRINNAQGETQRFLDILKEYKSAPDVTRKRMYLETMKEILPGVQSVYVIDKNQQAPLPLLNLTSASGLHKAPALESK, from the coding sequence ATGTCTAATCAGGATCAACAACCTCCATGGGGAAAAAAGCACAAGCCGCAGACCCCGGAAGAGGTTGTGGCACAACTGATTAATAAGCTGCAGGACTTTTTTTCCGATAAGAAGCCGCCATCGCCACCCGGAGATGATCGCGAGCCTGCCACCCCGCCGTCTTCGCCATTTGCCAACATTTCGAAGATACTGGCAATTATTCTGATTGTTGTTGTTCTTCAGGGGGTCTATTCGTCTTTTTTCAAGATTGCACCAAGTGAAGTAGGCGTCATTCTCCGCCTCGGACAATACTCGCGAACGACACCGCCCGGCCTGCATTTTAAAATCCCCTACGTCGACCATCTCTTCAAGGTAGATGTGGAAAACATCAGAAAGGAAGAATTCGGCTTTCGCAGCCGCTTCCCCGGTCAACAGGCCGCCTTTGAGAAACGCGGGTATGACATGGAATCCCTCATGCTTACCGCCGACAAAAACGTCATCAATGTCGCCTGGATCGTCCAATACAAGGTTGCCGACCCCTACGCCTTCCTGTTCAAGGTGGCCGATGTCCGGCAGGCTATTCGCGATATGTCGGAGAGCGTCACCCGGCGAATTGTCGGCAATATGGACTTTGACTATGTTCTCAGCAACCGCGATCTCCTTGCCGCTTCGGTGAAGGTCGAACTGCAAAGCCAGCTCGACGGCCTATTCCCAAAAGGAATGAGTGGGGTCTCGATAGGCACCGTGCAGTTTCAGGACATCAACCCGCCCGATCAAGTCAAACCTGCGTTTAACGAGGTCAACGAGGCCGATCAGGACATGAAGCGACTGGTAAACGAAGCGGAAGAAAACTACAACCGGGTCATCCCCAAGGCTGCGGGTGATGCCAAGAAAATCGTCGAAGAGGCGTATGGTTACCAGGCACAACGGATCAATAATGCCCAGGGTGAAACCCAACGCTTTTTGGACATCCTCAAAGAATATAAATCGGCTCCCGATGTTACCCGCAAACGGATGTACCTGGAGACCATGAAGGAAATTCTTCCCGGAGTACAGTCAGTGTACGTCATCGACAAAAATCAGCAGGCCCCCTTACCGCTCTTGAATCTTACCTCGGCAAGCGGTCTGCACAAGGCCCCGGCACTTGAGTCGAAATAA